Proteins encoded by one window of Salmonirosea aquatica:
- a CDS encoding SusC/RagA family TonB-linked outer membrane protein, translating into MTDYAPTNQQDLSISGGSDKAKFFVSLGRYSKDGYLRLNNEKFKRYNLLVKGDFQVNKWLNLNNKVVFNSQNSDKPHFYNWDVNINSLARVSPIMPVQFPDLEYYITPGDHDQYAQYIGKYFGGTNFFPYLEDGGRETFTKNDIWLTQGATLTPLPGLKITGNFSYNLYNNIYQDVQSKVEIVDTDLLASNPISNGFSGDDWIENRNTYSQYYVLNAFAQYDLQNLGKHHVSAMVGFNQERGTNRSIYAQARSLITPLITDLNATTGVQRTDGYKNHVALRGMFYRLTYNYDDRYLLEANGRYDGTSRFPKNDRFGFFPSFSAGWRISNEGFMAGTTSWLDNLKIRASYGTLGNQILAPNGNQIYYPYIASMGTGQAPYMFQNSVIPYVSAAGLVSPTLTWETVTSQNLGLDVTLLKSRLDMSFDVYTRDTKDMLMNVSYPDILGTSAPKQNAADLRTKGWELSLTWRDKIKTDWSYDVTLALADAQATITKFENPSGALPNNSSIYYVGQKLGEIWGYETVGIFQTDDAVANAPDQSRIGSGWKAGDIQYADLNGDGIISSGKNTLDDPGDRRIIGNSTPRYSFGINASLAYKNFRLTAFFQGIGKADYAHSNGNWNWFFPFNAGHVEKYYITDTWTPENPDAYFPAAHISTSDKKNIQTQTRFLQSSAYLRAKNITLSYTVPVNISSKIGMSRAQVFVSGMNLFEFSKIRKPLDPETINTPTIEYPMQRIGTLGINVSF; encoded by the coding sequence ATGACCGATTACGCGCCGACCAATCAGCAGGATCTGTCGATCTCGGGAGGTAGCGATAAGGCCAAGTTCTTTGTGTCATTGGGTCGGTATAGCAAGGATGGGTACCTGCGGTTGAACAACGAGAAGTTCAAGCGCTACAACTTGCTGGTGAAGGGCGACTTCCAGGTCAACAAATGGTTGAATCTCAACAACAAGGTAGTATTCAACTCGCAGAACAGCGATAAGCCCCACTTTTACAACTGGGATGTCAATATTAATTCGCTGGCGCGGGTGAGCCCGATCATGCCCGTGCAGTTTCCTGATCTGGAATACTATATCACACCCGGCGACCATGACCAGTACGCGCAGTACATCGGCAAATACTTCGGCGGTACCAACTTTTTCCCTTACCTGGAAGATGGAGGCCGCGAAACCTTCACCAAGAACGACATCTGGCTGACGCAGGGCGCGACGCTTACGCCGCTCCCCGGCCTGAAAATTACCGGAAATTTCTCCTATAACCTCTACAACAACATCTACCAGGATGTGCAGAGTAAGGTGGAAATCGTTGATACCGATCTTTTGGCGTCAAACCCGATCAGCAACGGTTTCAGTGGTGACGACTGGATCGAGAACCGAAACACCTATAGCCAGTACTATGTGCTCAATGCCTTTGCCCAGTACGATTTGCAAAATCTGGGCAAGCACCATGTATCAGCCATGGTAGGTTTTAACCAGGAGCGTGGCACCAACCGCAGCATCTACGCCCAGGCTCGCTCACTGATTACGCCGTTGATTACCGACCTGAACGCCACGACCGGCGTTCAGCGAACCGATGGCTATAAGAACCACGTAGCCTTGCGCGGCATGTTCTACCGCCTGACTTACAACTACGACGACCGCTACCTGCTGGAAGCCAATGGCCGCTACGATGGTACCTCGCGCTTTCCCAAAAATGATCGTTTTGGTTTCTTCCCTTCCTTTTCGGCTGGCTGGCGGATCAGCAACGAAGGCTTTATGGCAGGTACTACAAGCTGGCTCGATAACCTGAAAATTCGGGCCTCGTATGGCACATTGGGTAATCAAATATTAGCGCCAAACGGCAATCAAATTTATTACCCCTATATCGCTTCAATGGGTACCGGGCAGGCTCCTTACATGTTCCAGAACAGCGTAATCCCTTATGTTTCCGCAGCCGGATTGGTGAGCCCGACCCTCACCTGGGAGACCGTGACTTCTCAAAACCTTGGTCTGGACGTTACTCTGCTCAAAAGTCGCCTGGATATGTCATTCGATGTGTATACCCGCGACACCAAGGATATGTTGATGAACGTTTCCTACCCGGATATCCTGGGTACCTCGGCTCCCAAACAAAACGCAGCGGACCTGCGGACCAAAGGCTGGGAGCTTTCTTTGACCTGGCGGGACAAGATCAAGACGGACTGGAGCTATGACGTGACGCTGGCCCTGGCTGACGCTCAGGCTACCATCACCAAGTTCGAGAATCCGTCAGGGGCACTGCCCAACAACAGCAGCATCTACTACGTAGGTCAAAAGCTTGGTGAAATCTGGGGGTACGAAACCGTCGGAATTTTCCAGACTGATGACGCCGTAGCCAACGCTCCTGACCAGTCGCGGATCGGGAGTGGCTGGAAGGCCGGGGACATCCAGTACGCCGACCTGAATGGGGATGGCATCATCAGCTCCGGCAAAAATACCCTCGACGATCCGGGCGATCGCCGTATCATTGGCAACAGCACTCCCCGGTACAGCTTCGGGATCAACGCCAGTCTGGCTTATAAGAACTTCCGGCTAACGGCCTTTTTCCAGGGCATCGGCAAAGCCGATTACGCCCATAGCAATGGCAACTGGAACTGGTTCTTCCCCTTCAATGCCGGCCACGTGGAGAAATATTATATCACGGATACCTGGACACCCGAGAATCCTGACGCGTACTTCCCCGCCGCCCACATCTCGACCAGCGACAAGAAGAATATTCAAACCCAGACCCGCTTCTTACAGTCTTCTGCCTACCTGAGAGCCAAGAACATCACCCTCAGCTACACGGTGCCGGTAAATATCAGCAGCAAGATCGGTATGAGCCGGGCGCAGGTTTTCGTATCGGGCATGAACCTGTTCGAGTTCAGCAAGATCCGCAAGCCCCTCGATCCTGAAACGATCAACACCCCCACCATCGAGTACCCCATGCAGCGCATCGGTACCCTGGGGATCAATGTGTCATTTTAG
- a CDS encoding carboxypeptidase-like regulatory domain-containing protein, giving the protein MKIKVYYPNIHSGILCKSIFRFVLGILLLSPSFGGTGFASPLLASIDDPKRLVTGTVRDANSVLPGVSVVIKGTTRGTTTNGEGKFQIDVPNDNTTLVFSFVGYGSKEVLVGTQSTINVSLTIEDKVLSEVVVVGYGTQQKVNLTGAVGVADAKRLENRPIANAGEGLQGVIPNLNVSVRNGDPSQSTSFNIRGYESINGGSPLILVDNVPMDINRINPNDIESISVLKDASAAAVYGARAAFGVVLVTTKSGKAGKVTVNFGSQFSLAKPIFNMDVVTDPYEFALARNAANERTFGNPSYTQDILDKFKQYSDNPTPENEWGLWMVASSIMVIIITRTVS; this is encoded by the coding sequence ATGAAAATAAAAGTATACTATCCCAACATACACTCCGGGATATTATGCAAGTCGATTTTTCGATTTGTACTCGGTATTCTGCTCCTCAGTCCGTCCTTCGGCGGTACGGGTTTTGCAAGCCCTCTGCTTGCTTCCATCGATGATCCCAAGCGCCTGGTAACCGGTACGGTCCGTGATGCCAATAGCGTTTTGCCTGGTGTCAGCGTGGTGATCAAAGGTACCACCCGGGGTACCACTACCAACGGCGAGGGTAAGTTTCAAATTGACGTGCCCAACGACAACACCACGCTGGTCTTCAGCTTTGTGGGCTATGGCTCAAAAGAAGTATTGGTGGGCACTCAAAGTACCATCAACGTGAGTCTTACCATTGAAGATAAGGTACTTAGTGAGGTCGTTGTGGTGGGCTATGGTACCCAGCAGAAGGTAAACCTGACCGGCGCTGTGGGCGTGGCCGACGCCAAGCGGCTCGAAAACCGCCCCATTGCCAATGCGGGCGAGGGCTTGCAGGGCGTAATTCCTAACCTAAACGTGAGCGTCCGGAATGGAGATCCGTCACAGAGTACCTCCTTCAACATCCGGGGCTACGAGTCCATCAACGGTGGCTCGCCGCTGATTCTGGTGGATAATGTTCCGATGGACATCAACCGGATCAATCCCAACGACATCGAGAGCATCAGCGTTCTCAAGGATGCTTCGGCTGCTGCCGTATATGGAGCACGGGCAGCCTTCGGGGTAGTGCTCGTGACGACCAAGAGCGGTAAGGCCGGAAAAGTCACCGTCAACTTCGGTTCGCAGTTCTCGCTGGCCAAGCCCATCTTCAACATGGATGTGGTGACCGACCCTTACGAATTTGCCCTGGCCCGGAATGCTGCCAACGAACGAACCTTCGGTAACCCCAGCTATACCCAGGATATACTGGATAAGTTTAAGCAATATTCTGACAATCCTACCCCGGAAAATGAGTGGGGGTTGTGGATGGTCGCCTCCAGTATTATGGTTATAATAATTACCAGGACCGTATCATGA
- a CDS encoding RNA polymerase sigma factor, which produces MQKPLLSTSSEDHEVIWKRTLAGHVSAFETLMDSHFRLLFEYGLKFSDDEEFVKDNIQDLFLYVWEKRRNLNTNIPVKPYLMASLRRMMHRASNTALVYNPSLENHPTLFDVKFSVEKEYIRRETTRLMSLKLKTTLEKLPPRQKEVVYLKFFQELNRDQIATVMNISPQTVSNLLQIAMKQLRKHWKAQFATSSLMLAN; this is translated from the coding sequence ATGCAAAAACCTTTACTCTCAACCTCCTCCGAGGACCACGAAGTAATATGGAAACGCACCTTAGCCGGCCATGTCTCTGCCTTTGAAACGCTTATGGATTCTCATTTCCGGTTATTGTTCGAATATGGACTCAAATTTTCCGACGACGAGGAATTTGTGAAGGACAATATTCAGGATTTGTTTTTATATGTCTGGGAAAAGCGGAGAAATCTGAATACAAATATCCCCGTCAAACCGTACCTGATGGCTTCGCTCCGGCGTATGATGCACCGTGCCAGTAACACGGCGCTGGTGTATAACCCTTCGCTAGAAAACCACCCTACCCTATTTGATGTCAAATTCTCAGTAGAAAAGGAATACATCCGGCGCGAAACTACCCGACTGATGAGCCTTAAGCTCAAAACGACGCTCGAAAAACTCCCGCCCCGCCAGAAGGAAGTAGTATACCTGAAATTCTTCCAGGAACTCAACCGCGACCAGATCGCCACAGTGATGAACATTTCTCCCCAGACCGTTTCCAATCTGCTGCAAATTGCGATGAAACAGTTGCGCAAACATTGGAAAGCTCAATTCGCGACCTCTTCTCTAATGCTGGCTAATTAA
- a CDS encoding DUF3748 domain-containing protein: protein MPSETQLTHDAKGHTLNNTQAFSPDDQWLVYDTRNLDTELGQTCCVRMVNVQNGEDRLLYQTQNQTSFGPGVGAATFSPTRPEVLFLHGLRNADNLQPYAMTRRTGVFVAIEQPQKPHFLDGRDITPPFTPGALRGGTHAHQWSGDGRLISFTYNDAVMEHLAASNPAVADLRTVGVMDPAQPVTVVNGNNQDEFSGEAFAVVVARVTEVPRPGSDEIDRAFDETWIGLNGYQKPDGSHQRRALAFQGNVRNEANQSITEVFVVDLPENLTAPLPGHPLEGTPSTRPNPPAGVAQRRITFSQRGIEGPRHWLRTTPDGTLIGFLAKDPAGLIQLFGISPNGGVPRQLTHQPFSIQTPFNFSPDGHFVAYAADNSIFITDLRDGKPRRLTPPTTDDDRPINGVVWSHKGDRLAYNRYVSTTAGRYIQIFQLTMN, encoded by the coding sequence ATGCCCTCCGAAACCCAGCTTACCCACGACGCCAAAGGCCACACCCTGAATAATACCCAGGCTTTTTCGCCCGATGACCAGTGGCTGGTGTACGACACCCGAAATCTCGACACTGAACTGGGGCAAACCTGCTGTGTCAGGATGGTGAATGTACAGAACGGCGAAGATCGGCTGCTGTACCAGACTCAAAACCAGACCAGCTTCGGTCCCGGCGTGGGAGCGGCAACTTTTTCACCTACCCGTCCCGAGGTACTTTTCCTGCACGGATTACGCAACGCGGATAATCTACAGCCCTACGCCATGACCCGCCGCACGGGTGTCTTCGTTGCTATTGAACAGCCCCAAAAGCCCCATTTTCTGGATGGGCGAGACATAACCCCTCCTTTCACCCCGGGGGCCTTGCGGGGAGGTACCCACGCCCATCAGTGGAGTGGTGACGGCAGGTTGATCAGCTTCACCTACAACGATGCGGTCATGGAACACCTGGCCGCTTCCAATCCGGCGGTGGCCGATCTGCGGACAGTCGGCGTGATGGACCCCGCGCAGCCGGTAACGGTAGTAAATGGCAACAACCAGGACGAATTCAGTGGAGAAGCATTTGCCGTCGTCGTGGCGCGGGTAACCGAAGTACCCCGGCCCGGCAGTGATGAAATCGACCGGGCTTTCGACGAAACTTGGATTGGTCTGAATGGCTACCAAAAGCCTGACGGAAGCCACCAACGCCGGGCGTTGGCATTTCAGGGCAACGTCCGGAATGAAGCCAATCAATCAATAACCGAGGTATTCGTGGTCGACTTACCCGAGAACCTGACCGCGCCCCTACCCGGTCATCCTTTGGAAGGCACCCCCTCTACCCGTCCCAATCCTCCCGCCGGGGTAGCCCAGCGCCGCATCACCTTTTCCCAAAGGGGCATCGAAGGCCCCCGGCACTGGCTACGCACCACGCCGGATGGTACCCTGATCGGTTTTCTGGCCAAAGATCCGGCAGGATTGATTCAGTTATTCGGAATATCGCCCAATGGTGGGGTACCCCGACAGCTGACACACCAACCTTTCTCAATCCAAACTCCTTTCAATTTCAGTCCAGATGGGCACTTCGTAGCATACGCCGCTGACAATTCTATTTTTATCACTGATCTACGGGATGGAAAGCCACGTCGTCTCACGCCGCCCACGACCGACGACGACCGTCCCATCAACGGTGTAGTGTGGTCGCATAAAGGCGACCGACTGGCGTACAATCGTTATGTCAGCACAACCGCGGGCAGGTACATTCAGATTTTTCAGTTGACAATGAATTGA